The window GTCACACTTCAAGCATGCCCGCAAGGCTCCCCTTTTGAAGCTCACAATGACGGTGTGGTGTGAGGCTGTTCGCTGTCCATTTTCTTCTCAAAGTCTAAGTGTTACAGTTTTTTGGGATAAACTTTATGCTTAAAGACTATAAAGAAGCCGTTTCTCAGCAGGGGATGCGGCCTTTATTCCGGACTTGGGGAGTTGAGCATGACCCCAAAAAATGTCAAAATTATGATGGAAAATGTTAAATGGTAAATGTTGTGAGAGTCTCCCCATTAATGCGGAGATGCTTCCTGACGTCAGCATGACAGAAGGAGAAAAGCTGTACTTATTCATTAAAATATTATAAGAACATTAAAAAGCATATTGAACACCTCACTCTTTCCAAAGAGCCCTCACTCACGACAATTTCAAAACAATTTTTCACCTGATTTACAAAATTCACTAAGTGTTTGAAAACAAATGTAATATATTTTCGTACTTAGTCTGATTTAAGAATTTTCTAAGACACCGTAAAGTTCTATATTTAGCTATTTAAGTGTTATATTCACATACAGCCGGTGTCTGTTCTGTTATTTTAAATCGAAAGCAATAGAAAAACTATTAACGGCGGCTAATAACGTAGAAAAATGACTAAACAAAACGTATAACTAAAATTCTTTGTTTAATTTAATGCACTATGGAAAGGGAATTAAAAAATAATCAAAGCATGAGTGATTTTGTAACAATAAGGAACAACATAAATATATCCGGCAAAGGAAAACAGCCGATGGTTTTTGCACATGGCTATGGTTGTAGTCAGAATATGTGGCGATTTGTCGCACCGGCATTCGAAAAGGATTACAAAATTGTTTTGTTTGATCATGTAGGCTCCGGTAAATCAGATCTTAGCGCATACGATTTTGAAAAATATAACTCTCTAAAAGGATATGCTGATGACCTCATAGAAATTTGCGATGAGCTACATCTGCAAAATGTGATTTTAGTCGGACACTCAGTAAGTTGCATGATTGCAGTACTTGCTGCAGCCAAAAGACCTGAGCTGTTTGATAAATTGGTTTTAGTTGGTCCTTCACCACGCTATATTAATGATAATGAATATCATGGCGGCTATAAAAAGCAGGATATAGATGAACTCATTAAAGCCGTGGAAAGTGATTATCTGTGTTGGTCAAGTTTTATAACTCCCGTAATAATTGGAGACTCCGAAAAGCCTGAATATTCTGAGGAGCTCAGAGATAGTT is drawn from Chitinophagaceae bacterium and contains these coding sequences:
- a CDS encoding alpha/beta hydrolase, producing MSDFVTIRNNINISGKGKQPMVFAHGYGCSQNMWRFVAPAFEKDYKIVLFDHVGSGKSDLSAYDFEKYNSLKGYADDLIEICDELHLQNVILVGHSVSCMIAVLAAAKRPELFDKLVLVGPSPRYINDNEYHGGYKKQDIDELIKAVESDYLCWSSFITPVIIGDSEKPEYSEELRDSFCSMDPEIAKHFAKVTFRGDNREDLSKVSNSTLIIQCQSDVIAPVQVGEYVHKKMPDSKYLLLDISGHCPHLTAPEQVISGMQAFLKK